One part of the Apus apus isolate bApuApu2 chromosome 11, bApuApu2.pri.cur, whole genome shotgun sequence genome encodes these proteins:
- the MLKL gene encoding mixed lineage kinase domain-like protein gives MDIVERVFSVAQAIHAQFEQVKCCKHQCQRLVERIQILLEPVRILRAQSPKHISHHEEELLKKLLRALWEAQKLVMKYSQTSWIQKFLRAHSASEEFVWVNESLEDIAQGLSLLLQAEQKQAFLEAFQAKTCRRQDAEDLRDDKAFLDQVIASTEEPEDLAGEIYMDRQSMESTVDRMQSELNKIVRVMECLKKVNVGKREDITEIQRDQLTFYRHLQDTESYDLYEGEYLKYPVAIKTFKRPLTTDIVKVRDIFEREVQTLKKFESPNILRMYGICIEEKDGSPCFSIVMEYCKHGTLRDVLTKQQHLSWEVRIRMALGAARGLYRLHQTEEKSRLHGCICSSKFLVAGDYCVKLSGFELGETESSIKRKAKKNWKHISLLAYAAPENLKDISYPYQRPCEIYSFGIVLWEIATSKIPFEGCTPQEILEKICNHHYQDPVGEDCPAELQKIINQCRAFDPSQRPSAEEIVDLLADLEKSRSQGS, from the exons ATGGACATCGTGGAGAGGGTCTTCTCCGTGGCCCAGGCCATCCATGCCCAATTTGAGCAGGTGAAGTGCTGTAAGCACCAGTGCCAGCGCCTCGTGGAGCGCATCCAGATCCTGCTGGAGCCCGTGAGGATCCTCAGGGCTCAGTCACCAAAGCACATTTCCCACCACGAAGAGGAACTGCTGAAGAAGCTGCTCCGGGCATTGTGGGAAGCCCAGAAGCTGGTGATGAAATACAGCCAGACCAGTTGGATCCAGAAGTTCTTGAGAGCCCACAGTGCCAGCGAGGAGTTTGTCTGGGTGAACGAGAGCCTGGAGGACATTGCCCAGGggctctccctcctgctgcaggcagagcagaagcaggCTTTCCTGGAGGCTTTCCAGGCAAAGACCTGTCGCAGGCAGGATGCTGAGGACCTGAGGGATGACAAGGCTTTCTTGGACCAGGTGATTGCAA GTACTGAGGAACCCGAAGACCTGGCTGGGGAGATCTACATGGACAGGCAAAGCATGGAGAGCACGGTGGACCGGATGCAGAGCGAGCTCAACAAGATCGTGCGCGTGATGGAGT GCTTGAAGAAGGTCAACGTTGGTAAAAGAGAAGACATCACCGAGATCCAGAGGGACCAGCTCACCTTCTACAGGCACCTGCAGGACACCGAGAGCTACGACCTCTACGAGGGCGAGTACCTCAAGTACCCGGTGGCCATCAAGACCTTCAAGAGGCCACTGACCACTGACATCGT GAAGGTGAGAGACATCTTTGAGAGGGAGGTTCAGACCCTGAAGAAGTTTGAGTCTCCAAACATCCTGCGCATGTATGGGATCTGCATTGAGGAGAAAG ATGGGAGCCCCTGCTTCTCCATCGTCATGGAGTACTGCAAGCACGGGACGCTGCGGGACGTGCTGaccaagcagcagcacctctcctggGAAGTCCGCATTCGGATGgccctgggggctgccaggggcCTTTACAG GTTGCACCAGACGGAGGAGAAGTCCCGACTCCACGGCTGCATCTGCAGTAGCAAGTTCCTGGTGGCTGGGGATTACTGTGTGAAG CTGTCGGGATTTGAGCTGGGTGAAACAGAGTCATCCATCAAGAGGAAAGCCAAGAAGAACTGGAAACACATCTCTCTGTTGGCTTATGCTGCCCCTGAGAACCTGAAGGACATCAGCTACCCCTACCAGAGGCCCTGTGAAATATACAG CTTCGGGATCGTGCTGTGGGAGATTGCAACCTCCAAAATCCCATTTGAAG GCTGCACTCCCCAGGAGATCCTGGAGAAGATCTGCAACCACCATTACCAGGACCCTGTTGGGGAAGATTGtcctgcagaactgcagaaaatCATCAACCAGTGCCGGGCCTTTGACCCTTCCCAACGCCCTTCAGCTGAGG AGATTGTGGACTTGCTGGCTGacctggagaaaagcagaagccaAGGAAGTTAA